Proteins encoded by one window of Lathyrus oleraceus cultivar Zhongwan6 chromosome 1, CAAS_Psat_ZW6_1.0, whole genome shotgun sequence:
- the LOC127128358 gene encoding beta-carotene hydroxylase 2, chloroplastic, with amino-acid sequence MAAGLTATITLKPLNRHYKPLFSHLQKPNPTLIFSPLRCRTTPKTQRLKNFTLCVLMEDPKHDTQLEIEEEKKTPILVVSQKLEEKLARKKSERLTYLVAAVMSSLGITSLGVLSVYLRFSWQMEGSGEIPWSEMFGTFALSVGAAVGMEFWARWAHKALWHASLWHMHESHHRTREGAFELNDVFAIINAVPAIALLNFGFFHKGLVPGLCFGAGLGITVFGMAYMFVHDGLVHRRFPVGPIANVPYFRRVAAAHKLHHSDKFNGVPYGLFLGPKELEEVGGLEELEKEISRRTKSYNSS; translated from the exons ATGGCGGCAGGACTAACCGCCACTATAACCTTGAAACCCTTAAACCGTCACTACAAACCTTTGTTTTCTCATCTCCAAAAACCAAACCCAACACTTATTTTTTCCCCTTTAAGATGCAGAACAACCCCAAAAACACAAAGATTGAAAAACTTTACCCTTTGTGTTCTCATGGAAGATCCAAAACATGATACCCAATTGGaaattgaagaagaaaaaaaaacaccCATTTTAGTTGTGTCACAAAAACTGGAAGAGAAATTGGCAAGGAAAAAATCAGAGAGATTGACGTATCTTGTTGCAGCTGTTATGTCAAGTCTTGGTATAACATCTTTGGGTGTTTTGTCTGTTTATTTAAGGTTTTCATGGCAAATGGAG GGTAGTGGAGAGATTCCTTGGTCTGAAATGTTTGGTACATTTGCTCTATCCGTTGGTGCTGCT GTTGGAATGGAGTTTTGGGCAAGATGGGCTCACAAGGCTCTTTGGCATGCTTCATTATGGCACATGCATGAG TCCCATCATAGAACAAGAGAAGGAGCTTTCGAGTTGAACGATGTTTTTGCGATAATCAATGCTGTCCCTGCTATCGCTCTCCTTAACTTTGGTTTCTTTCacaaaggattggttcctggtCTTTGCTTTGGTGCG GGTCTTGGCATTACGGTTTTTGGAATGGCCTACATGTTTGTACATGACGGTTTAGTTCATAGAAGATTCCCAGTGGGACCCATTGCCAATGTACCCTATTTCCGAAGGGTTGCTGCAGCCCACAAA CTTCACCATTCAGACAAATTCAATGGAGTCCCATATGGGTTGTTTTTGGGACCAAAG GAACTTGAAGAGGTGGGAGGACTAGAAGAGCTAGAGAAAGAGATAAGTAGGAGGACAAAATCATACAATAGTTCATGA
- the LOC127128349 gene encoding septum site-determining protein minD homolog, chloroplastic → MLSLHHHLPGTTNANLQILPTTHLRHSTSIHPKPYLPPLTPKALLQWNRKPQLAGETPRVVVVTSGKGGVGKTTTTANIGLSLARLGFSVVAIDADVGLRNLDLLLGLENRVNYTVVEVLNGECRLDQALVRDKRWSNFELLCISKPRSKLPIGFGGKALTWLVEALKARGDVTGGNRNGSTGSRSPDFILIDCPAGIDAGFITAITPANEAVLITTPDITALRDADRVTGLLECDGIRDIKMIVNRVRTDMIKGEDMMSVLDVQEMLGLPLLGAIPEDSEVIRSTNRGYPLVLNKPPTLAGLAFEQAAWRLVEQDSMQAVMVEEEPKRGFFSFFGG, encoded by the coding sequence ATGCTATCACTCCACCACCACCTCCCCGGAACCACCAATGCCAACCTCCAAATCCTTCCAACCACCCATCTCCGTCATTCAACCTCAATTCACCCTAAACCCTACCTTCCTCCATTAACCCCAAAAGCCCTCCTTCAATGGAACCGCAAACCACAACTCGCTGGCGAAACACCGCGTGTCGTCGTAGTTACATCCGGAAAAGGCGGTGTTGGTAAAACAACAACAACCGCTAACATCGGCCTCTCATTAGCCCGGTTGGGTTTCTCCGTCGTAGCAATCGACGCTGACGTCGGACTTCGTAACCTAGACCTTCTTTTAGGTCTCGAGAATCGAGTCAATTACACTGTTGTGGAAGTTCTCAACGGTGAATGTCGACTCGATCAAGCTTTGGTTAGAGATAAACGTTGGTCCAATTTTGAACTTCTGTGTATTTCCAAACCAAGATCTAAACTCCCAATTGGCTTTGGTGGAAAAGCCCTAACTTGGTTAGTTGAAGCTTTAAAAGCCCGGGGAGACGTAACCGGTGGAAATAGAAATGGTTCCACAGGTTCTCGTAGCCCCGACTTTATCCTCATTGATTGTCCGGCCGGAATCGATGCAGGGTTTATTACAGCTATCACGCCTGCGAACGAGGCGGTGTTAATCACTACACCTGATATAACTGCTCTTAGGGATGCTGATAGAGTAACGGGGTTATTGGAATGTGACGGGATTAGGGATATTAAGATGATAGTGAATAGGGTTAGGACTGATATGATTAAAGGCGAAGATATGATGTCGGTTTTGGATGTTCAAGAAATGTTGGGGTTGCCTTTGCTCGGTGCTATACCTGAGGATAGTGAGGTTATAAGAAGTACTAATAGAGGGTACCCTCTTGTTTTGAATAAGCCTCCTACTTTGGCTGGTTTGGCTTTTGAACAAGCTGCTTGGAGACTTGTCGAACAGGATAGTATGCAAGCTGTTATGGTTGAGGAAGAGCCTAAAAGAGGGTTTTTCTCATTTTTTGGTGGTTAA